TCTACCAGTTATACGTATGGCGGTAAAAGCATGGTGGCGGCACACGATCCCGCGCAGAACGCACGTATGAATGGCAAAGCAGATAATGGCGATTTCGATGCATTTCTCGCAGACCTGGTGAAAGGCGCGAAGAAAAATGGTTTGCCAGATCAGCTGATCGGAAGGGTAGGTGCACTGGTGGAAAGTTTGCGTACGATGGTTGTACAAAAGTGATCGCTTTATTGAAAAAGAACAGGTGTCTCAACTAATGTTGGGACATTTGTCGTTGGGCCCGCAGCATCTCCCGCTTTCCCGGAGGACCGGCTAATTTCTCTACCCCGAACCCAGCTGCCAGCATTGCTCTCCTTACATCCCCCTTACTGCAATAAGTAACTAGAATTCCACCAGGATCCAATAACCCATATAATTTTTCAAACACTTCCTTCGTCCATAACTCAGGTTGCGTAGCCGGCGCAAAAGCATCATAATAGATCAGGTCAAAAGCCTGCGCAGGCTGTACATCCAGCAAAGACGCATGCGCTTTATGCAAAGTGAACCGTTCGTTGATTTGTACATCTACATTCCAGGCATGCCCATGCAATTCATTCCCATAACTCAGTCCTTCTACCTCTGCAGCAGTTAGCGGGTATTGCTCTACTGCGTAATAATATACCGGCGTAGTAGCATGCTGCATGGTTAGCAAAGCATTCAGCCCCGTACCAAACCCCATTTCAAAAATGCGTATAGCAGGCAATTGCAAAGCCTGTAAGCCCGCCTGTATAAATACATGCATACTTTCCTGGATGGCTCCATGTGTGCTGTGATACGTTACCTGCATCTCCGGGATCGAGATCGTGTGTGAGCCGTCGTCAGTCAGCTGTAGTTCCCTTTTCATACTACAAAGAAACTTAAAATTTCATACTGCCCGGCATCTTGCAACCTGGCTTTTTTCAATTGACGCATTGCCGCTTGAGCAGCCGGCTTAAAAACCTCTTAAAAAACCAGTCACTGTCACTCCCACCGCACCTATAGACGTTAACTTTAATAATACTCATAATAACCAGAAAACCCGATCACGCATGAAACACACCTACGTTGGCGGACTGATGCTCATCAGTGCCCTCTTCTTTGCTGCCTGCGGCAAGGAAACAACCAAATCTGCTCCGGACACTAGTCCCCTTAACACCACTGCCGTTGCTGCCTCCGATGCAGATCATACCGGTATGGTACTCACGCCCGGCGGTTGGCGCCCATCAGAAAAAGTTAGCAGGCTGGAACAAGGCCAGCACCTGGATGTACAGGATGGCCGGTTAAGAGCCATCGACGATGCCACCGGCAAAGTTTCGAAAGACTTCGGCGCTATCCATGCCGATGCCGGTTCACTACCCGATTACCCCGGTAATGTAAACAGCGCTTCCCCCTTAGCCCGGAAAGTAAAACCCCTCAATTCCGGCTGGATCGCTTACACCTACTGGACTAACCCGGTATCCACACCCATTTCTTATTTCTCTACTACCTGGACCGTGCCGCCCGCACCTTCCACCTCCAATGGTCAAACCGTCTTTATGTTCAATGGCCTTCAGAACAGTTCCTACATCCTGCAACCCGTATTACAATGGGGCCCTTCTGCAGCAGGTGGAGGTAATTACTGGGCCATTGCTAACTGGTACGTAGACGGTTCCAATGGTACCGCTATTTTTAGTAACCTCGTCAGGGTTAGTGCCGGCACAAGTCTGACCGGTATAATGACCCTTACCGGGAGCAGTGGCAGCAATTATAGCTACTCCTCTGTCTTCACCGGTTATCCTTCTATCAATCTTACCGTGAGCAACGTCCAGAAACTCTATTGGGCTGCTGAATCACTGGAAGTGTATTACCCTGTGGTTTGTACCGATTATCCGAATACGACGAAGACCACTTTCAGTAATATCCAGATCCAGTTGCAGGGTGGTTCACAGGCAGCCCTGTCATGGTCAACGGCAAATGCAGTGACCGATTGCGGGCAGCATGCCACTGTTGTTGCCAACGGTACGCCGAATGGTGTAGTAGACATTTATTATTGAGGATACCCCTGAAAAAAACTGCTGTTGCTAACGGTTCTCCGAATGGGATAGTGGGCGTCTATTATTGAGAAAACAATTGGAAAATTCAAAACGCTCCTGTGTTTAATGCAGGGGCGTTTTTTATAAGCAGGACGCCTGGTAACAAGAACACTGGGGAGAAAGTGCTATCATTTAATTATGATCTGCATGTGGGGAGTATCTTAGGACTGCCAGGGAAGATGCTGGCATTCCTGGCGTCGTTGGTGCAGCTTCGCTGCCTGTGACAGGGTGTGCATCTGGTGGGGCAGGAGGAATAAAAAGACATCAAGAAATAAGAAGCAGGTACTACGAAAGCTCATGGTTAGCGTGCAAGGGTAGACTTTATTAAATTCACCGCAACTGTCTATCTTTGTGCATCAATGAAATCCCAAAATGTACGAAAATAAAGCTGCCTTTTCTGCAAGGTCCATCCGTTCTCAATTAGATAAATGTGCGGAAGATTACACTTTTCCCATGTTGGACAATGGGTATACATATCCGGTTGTATCCAGACTTTCAGTCTATGGTGATCCCCAAAGCTGGGTCATACTGATTGAAGTGGTTGGCTACTTTAATCGCCAAAGCGGGCATGAAGGCGTTGGAAACACCAGATATGTGTTTGGCAACCATCTCAGCTTTGAACCTGGTATGAAGTACCCGGATTTATTTAGCCTTACAGCTGACAGTGAGGAAGGTCCTACTTTTACCGGTGACTTACATGGTACCCTTAATCCGGATGTGCATTCTATGTTGGTGAGGGAGAAGAAAGTTAATATTCGCCATGATCCTGCATTTTATGAATCACGTAATGTCGTGTTGGAAGATCCACCTGCCATCATGATCTATGAATTCCTGCGTGCAAGCCTGCCGGAGCTGAAAGATGAGCTGCTATCAACAGAAGAAGAGTTACGGAATTCCTTCAATCAGGATCTGCCACTGCTCCTGCGTTTGGACGAGTGGTGTCATCCTGATCTGGTAGAAGAGGAAATTCCTTCTAAAAATGAAACTTTCCGGATGATTGCGGCATTGCTGGAAACGGGTGATGTTTCCTTATATCAGCCAACGAAAGAACCCAATAATCATTGGAGTAACTGGCCGGGAGGAGGATCTCTCTGAACTGACGATATAAAAAAGGATTGCATTTAAAATGCAATCCTTTTGCTTGTGACCTCGTCTGGATTCAAACCAGAAACCTTCTGATCCGTAGTCAGATGCTCTATTCAGTTGAGCTACGAAGCCATTCCCGTTTTTCAAGGGAGTGCAAAGATGCAAAAAATATTTTAACTGCCAAGTTTTTTTAGAAAATAATTCATCCAGCCGTTAATATTGAACCAGTAATCCAGGTTCATATCGGCAGACTTGTTTTTAAACCTTACATAATCCTTGTATCGGTCACTTTTAAGTTGGATCCTGCCGGAATGAATGTTACTGCTATTGGCATGTTTTGTCTGGCTAACAGCATCTCCTTCAGAAACAATATTCATAATATACCTGCCCGATGTCTGATGCAGGAAATCATATCCGGCTTTCAGCCGCAGGTGATCAAACTTTTTTTCATATTCAGCGGAAAATGCCAGCCCTTCACGGTTCGCACAGGTGGTATTCGTGACTGTCTGGTTCAGTTCATGATCGCCAGTGAGGGATATTTTGGTATGTAGCAGCTGGTTAATATGAGCATGATCTGAAGTTTAAAAGAAATCGACTTTTAAATGAGTCGTATCAATTTTGTTTTCTTTTGACGTACTAAAATCATGGAAGGCCCTGAGCCCGGCTGCTTTAAATACTGTAGCACCGGCTTTGCTGAAATCAGTGTGATAATCGCTGCTTAATCCTTCTCCTTTAAAGGAGTTAACCTGCACAAGGGTATTGACGTTATCTGCGGTTTTATTTACATTGTTAATGGCGCTGACCACGCTTAGCTGATTCTTAGCTGAAAAGTAACTGAACACGCCGTTTGCATCATACCGGTCCGTTGTGCCGGCACTGCCACTTATTTTTGCCGAAATAGCCGTCTTTTTATCTTTCTTCGGCACGATATTCATATCTGTTTGCCTGTCTATAGGATCAGGGCTTGTTTTATTTTCATATACCTGTACTTTTTTTACAGCATCTTTTGCCAGGTTTTGCAGGGCTGTCTTCCCGTCAATGCCCAAAAAGTCTTTCCCATCAACCAGCAGCCGGTTTATTTTTTTATCATTGAAGGTAATGAGCTGAGAGCGCAAAACAGTCACAGCAGCACCATATAAAGGCCTGTCTTCATTCCGGTGATTTTGGGAAACGGCTCAGTT
This window of the Chitinophaga sancti genome carries:
- a CDS encoding DUF7003 family protein; its protein translation is MYENKAAFSARSIRSQLDKCAEDYTFPMLDNGYTYPVVSRLSVYGDPQSWVILIEVVGYFNRQSGHEGVGNTRYVFGNHLSFEPGMKYPDLFSLTADSEEGPTFTGDLHGTLNPDVHSMLVREKKVNIRHDPAFYESRNVVLEDPPAIMIYEFLRASLPELKDELLSTEEELRNSFNQDLPLLLRLDEWCHPDLVEEEIPSKNETFRMIAALLETGDVSLYQPTKEPNNHWSNWPGGGSL
- the mnmD gene encoding tRNA (5-methylaminomethyl-2-thiouridine)(34)-methyltransferase MnmD produces the protein MKRELQLTDDGSHTISIPEMQVTYHSTHGAIQESMHVFIQAGLQALQLPAIRIFEMGFGTGLNALLTMQHATTPVYYYAVEQYPLTAAEVEGLSYGNELHGHAWNVDVQINERFTLHKAHASLLDVQPAQAFDLIYYDAFAPATQPELWTKEVFEKLYGLLDPGGILVTYCSKGDVRRAMLAAGFGVEKLAGPPGKREMLRAQRQMSQH